A region of Leclercia adecarboxylata DNA encodes the following proteins:
- a CDS encoding phosphoethanolamine transferase: MNLTLKDTLITRSRALSPWTGFYFLQSLLINFALGYEFSLLYAVAFTCVLHLLWLGAPRLQKGVVGICSLVAAMYFPFGQAYGAPNFNTLLAMHSTNMEESTEILTIFPWYSYIVALFIFALGVIAVRRKPQPKNAWGKIDSLCLVFSVVAFFVAPVQNLAWGGVFKLKDTGYPVFRFVKDVVVNNQEVVEEQTRMAELSQMKDTWNVLAVKPKYHIYMVVIGESARRDALGAFGGHWDNTPFASKVNGTLFTDYIAASGSTQKSLGLTLNRVVDNKPQYQDNFVTLANRAGFQSWWFSNQGQIGEYDTAIASIAKRADEVHFLKSGDFEADKNTRDEALLKMTEQVFSSHRTQPQLIVLHLMGSHPQACDRTQGKYADFVQSKETSCYLYTMTQTDDLLSKLYAQLQNTGESFSMVYFSDHGLAFKERGKEVQYLAHDDAFQQNFQVPFMVLSSDDKAHRIIKARRSANDFLSFFSQWTGISAKEIDNKYRFLSNDKAPPVYVTNFKLQKVDYNHLGTDVFETKSR, translated from the coding sequence ATGAATTTAACCCTGAAAGACACGCTCATTACCCGCAGCCGGGCCTTAAGCCCGTGGACGGGATTCTATTTTTTACAGTCGCTGCTGATTAACTTTGCCCTGGGCTACGAATTCAGCCTGCTGTATGCCGTCGCCTTCACCTGTGTCCTGCATCTGCTGTGGCTCGGCGCCCCGCGCCTGCAAAAAGGCGTGGTCGGGATCTGCTCCCTGGTGGCGGCAATGTATTTCCCCTTTGGTCAGGCCTACGGCGCGCCAAACTTTAATACTCTGCTGGCGATGCACTCCACCAACATGGAAGAGTCGACGGAGATCCTCACCATCTTCCCGTGGTACAGCTATATCGTCGCCCTGTTTATTTTTGCGCTGGGCGTGATTGCCGTGCGGCGTAAACCGCAGCCTAAAAACGCGTGGGGCAAGATCGACAGCCTGTGCCTGGTGTTCAGCGTGGTGGCCTTTTTTGTCGCCCCGGTGCAGAACCTGGCCTGGGGCGGGGTGTTCAAGCTGAAAGATACCGGCTATCCGGTGTTTCGCTTTGTCAAAGATGTGGTAGTGAACAACCAGGAAGTGGTTGAAGAGCAGACCCGGATGGCCGAGCTGTCGCAGATGAAGGACACCTGGAACGTGCTGGCGGTGAAGCCGAAGTATCACATCTATATGGTGGTGATCGGTGAAAGCGCCCGCCGCGACGCGCTGGGTGCCTTTGGCGGCCACTGGGATAACACCCCGTTTGCCAGCAAGGTTAACGGCACCCTGTTTACCGACTACATCGCCGCCAGCGGTTCCACGCAGAAGTCGCTCGGGCTGACCCTTAACCGGGTGGTGGACAATAAGCCGCAGTATCAGGATAACTTCGTCACCCTGGCGAACCGCGCGGGCTTCCAGAGCTGGTGGTTCTCCAACCAGGGGCAGATTGGCGAGTACGATACGGCCATCGCCAGCATCGCCAAACGCGCGGACGAAGTGCATTTCCTGAAAAGCGGGGATTTTGAGGCGGATAAAAACACCCGGGATGAGGCGTTACTGAAGATGACCGAACAGGTCTTCAGCAGCCATCGTACCCAGCCGCAGCTGATCGTGCTGCATCTGATGGGTTCGCACCCGCAGGCCTGCGATCGAACCCAGGGGAAATATGCCGATTTCGTGCAGTCGAAAGAGACCTCGTGCTACCTCTACACCATGACGCAAACCGACGACCTGCTCAGCAAGCTTTATGCCCAGCTGCAAAATACCGGTGAGAGTTTCTCGATGGTCTATTTCTCCGATCACGGGCTGGCGTTCAAAGAGCGCGGAAAAGAGGTGCAGTATCTGGCGCACGACGACGCATTCCAGCAGAACTTCCAGGTGCCGTTTATGGTGCTGTCGAGTGATGATAAGGCCCATCGCATTATCAAAGCGCGCCGCTCGGCGAATGATTTCTTAAGCTTCTTCTCGCAGTGGACGGGGATCAGCGCCAAAGAGATCGACAACAAGTACCGCTTCCTGTCGAACGACAAGGCACCGCCGGTGTATGTGACCAACTTTAAGCTGCAGAAAGTGGATTACAACCATCTGGGGACGGATGTGTTTGAGACGAAGAGCCGATAA
- the ompX gene encoding outer membrane protein OmpX: protein MKKIACLSALAAVLAVSAGSAVAATSTVTGGYAQSDMQGVMNKTNGFNLKYRYEQDNDPLGVIGSFTYTEKDRNDNGAYNKAQYYGITAGPALRLNDWASIYGVVGVGYGKFQQTENQGFNRSATNSDYGFSYGAGMQFNPMENVALDVSYEQSRIRNVDVGTWIAGVGYRF, encoded by the coding sequence ATGAAAAAAATTGCATGTCTTTCAGCACTGGCAGCTGTTCTGGCTGTTTCCGCAGGTTCCGCAGTCGCAGCGACCTCTACCGTAACTGGCGGTTACGCTCAGAGCGATATGCAGGGCGTGATGAATAAAACCAACGGTTTCAACCTGAAATATCGCTACGAGCAAGATAACGACCCACTGGGTGTTATCGGTTCCTTCACCTACACTGAGAAAGATCGTAACGATAACGGTGCTTACAATAAAGCTCAGTACTACGGCATCACTGCAGGTCCAGCTTTACGTCTGAACGACTGGGCAAGCATCTACGGTGTTGTGGGTGTTGGCTACGGTAAATTCCAGCAGACTGAAAACCAGGGCTTCAACCGCTCTGCAACCAACAGCGACTACGGCTTCTCCTATGGCGCAGGTATGCAGTTCAACCCAATGGAAAACGTTGCACTGGATGTCTCCTATGAGCAGAGCCGCATCCGTAACGTTGACGTTGGCACCTGGATCGCGGGCGTCGGTTACCGCTTCTAA
- the mntS gene encoding manganase accumulation protein MntS produces the protein MNEFKRCMRVFSHSPFKVRLMLLNMICDIINGKPEQNKPTH, from the coding sequence ATGAACGAATTCAAGAGGTGTATGCGCGTGTTTAGCCACTCTCCCTTTAAAGTACGCTTAATGCTGCTGAATATGATTTGCGACATCATTAACGGCAAGCCAGAGCAGAACAAACCCACCCACTAA
- the mntR gene encoding manganese-binding transcriptional regulator MntR gives MNRRAGKPTTKKMTQLVNVEEHVEGFRQVREAHRRELIDDYVELISDLIREVGEARQVDMAARLGVSQPTVAKMLKRLATVGLIEMIPWRGVFLTPEGEKLAQASRERHQIVENFLLVLGVSPEIARRDAEGMEHHVSEETLQQFQAFTLKYGSSVE, from the coding sequence ATGAACCGCCGTGCAGGTAAACCAACAACAAAAAAAATGACGCAACTGGTCAATGTAGAAGAGCATGTCGAAGGGTTTCGCCAGGTTCGCGAGGCGCATCGTCGCGAACTGATTGATGACTATGTGGAGCTGATCTCAGATCTGATCCGCGAGGTGGGGGAGGCCCGTCAGGTGGATATGGCCGCGCGTCTTGGCGTCTCCCAGCCAACGGTGGCAAAAATGCTCAAGCGCCTGGCAACGGTAGGCCTGATCGAAATGATCCCCTGGCGCGGCGTGTTTCTGACCCCGGAAGGGGAAAAGCTGGCGCAGGCGAGCCGCGAGCGCCACCAGATTGTCGAAAACTTCCTGCTGGTGCTCGGCGTCAGCCCTGAGATTGCCCGCCGGGACGCCGAAGGGATGGAACATCACGTCAGCGAAGAGACGCTGCAGCAGTTCCAGGCCTTTACGCTGAAATACGGATCCTCCGTAGAATGA
- the rhtA gene encoding threonine/homoserine exporter RhtA — protein MPGLSRRAPVWLPVIVILIAMLSIQSGASLAKSLFPVVGAPGVTALRIALGTLILVVIFKPWRLRFKKEQRLPLLFYGLSLGAMNYLFYLSIQTVPLGIAVALEFTGPLAVALFSSRRPVDFIWVVLAVLGLWFLLPLGQDVSHVDLTGAALALGAGACWAIYILTGQRAGEEHGPATVALGSLIAAIIFVPLGMAQATESIWQWSILPVGLAVAVLSTALPYSLEMIALTRLPTRIFGTLMSMEPALAAMSGMVFLGESLTFTQTLALCSIIAASMGSTLTLRRESKVEEVDIR, from the coding sequence ATGCCTGGGTTGTCTCGCAGGGCGCCAGTCTGGTTGCCCGTAATCGTCATTCTCATCGCCATGCTCTCCATACAGAGCGGCGCTTCGCTGGCAAAATCGCTCTTCCCGGTGGTAGGCGCCCCTGGCGTGACGGCGCTGCGTATTGCGCTCGGCACCCTGATCCTGGTTGTGATTTTTAAACCCTGGCGGTTGCGCTTCAAAAAAGAGCAGCGCCTGCCCCTGCTGTTTTACGGGCTGTCGCTGGGGGCGATGAACTACCTCTTCTACCTGTCGATTCAAACGGTGCCGCTGGGGATCGCCGTGGCGCTGGAGTTTACCGGTCCGCTGGCAGTGGCCCTGTTCTCCTCCCGCCGTCCGGTGGACTTTATCTGGGTGGTGCTGGCGGTACTTGGCCTGTGGTTTCTGCTGCCGCTGGGCCAGGACGTCTCGCACGTTGATCTCACCGGCGCGGCGCTGGCGCTGGGGGCCGGTGCCTGCTGGGCTATCTATATTCTCACCGGACAGCGTGCCGGCGAGGAGCATGGCCCGGCCACCGTGGCGCTGGGTTCGCTCATTGCCGCCATCATCTTCGTTCCGCTGGGCATGGCCCAGGCCACCGAATCCATCTGGCAGTGGTCGATCCTGCCGGTGGGGCTGGCGGTAGCGGTGCTCTCCACCGCCCTCCCCTACTCGCTGGAGATGATTGCCCTGACGCGTCTGCCAACGCGCATTTTCGGCACGCTGATGAGCATGGAGCCTGCCCTGGCGGCGATGTCCGGGATGGTGTTCCTCGGCGAATCCCTGACCTTTACCCAGACGCTGGC